The following DNA comes from Xyrauchen texanus isolate HMW12.3.18 chromosome 21, RBS_HiC_50CHRs, whole genome shotgun sequence.
TGCTGTAATAGATCTCTGAGCACAACCACACGATTATGCCCAGGTATCCACACTTATGAATGTTTATAAGTGCCGCACGCAAAAGTTTAGGATTTTCATGCCATATACTATACattagagtaaaaaaaacaacaacaaaaaaaacactgatgCTGGAATTATAAATATTACGATATGGTGCTTTGGTAGTGATCAAGTTACATACGAGTTAATTACATTACATGTATGATTGACAGCATATTAATGAACACAGTTATGTTAAATCTAGGTTGTCTTGTTATCATGGTCCAGTTGAAACCCAAACAAACCTCCTGCTCTGTTTGTAACTCTGCAGAACTGAAGttcacagacaaacacaaatgGGTTCGTGTGGACAGTGGCGTGGCAACTGTGGGCATTAGTAATTTTGCTCAGGTGGGTGGTTGAATCTTTAGAGTACATGGTCAGAAATGTACTTCTATTAAGAGGCAATATTTTGTCCCTGGTTttgattttttacttttaaagggtaaccaaataaaagaaaatatacacagtgtcatcatttacactcacctaaaggattattaggaacacctgttcaatttcttattaatgcaattatctaatcaaccaatcacatggcagttgcttcaatgcatttaggggtgtggtcctggtcaagacaatgtcctgaactccaaactgaatgtcagaatgggaaagaaagatgatttaagcaattttgagcgtggcatggttgttggtgccagacaggccggtctgagtatttcacaatctgctcagttactgggattttcacgcacaaccatttctatggtttacaaagaatggtgtgaaaagggaaaaacatccagtatgcggcagtcctgtgggcgaaaatgccttgttgatgctagaggtcagaggagaatgggccgactgattcaagctgatagaagagcaactttgcctgaaataaccactcgttacaaccgaggtatgcagcaaagcatttgtgaagccacaacacacacaaccttgaggtgaatgggctacaacagcagaagaccccaccgggtaccactcatctccactacaaataggaaaaagaggctacaatttgcaagagctcaccaaaattggacagttgaagactggaaaaatgttgcctggtctgatgagtctcgatttctgttgagacattcagatggtagagtcagaatttggcgtaaacagaatgagaacatggatccatcatgccttgttaccactgtgcaggcttgtggtggtggtgtaatggtgtgggggatgttttcttggcacactttaggccccttagtgccaattgggcattgtttaaatgccacggcctacctgagcattgtttctgaccatgtccatccctttatggccaccatgtacccatcctctgatggctacttccagcaggataatgcaccatgtcacgaagctcgaatcatttcaaattggtttcttggacatgacaatgagttcactgtactaaaatggcccccacagtcaccagatctcaacccaatagagcatctttgggatgtggtggaacgggagcttcgtgccctggatgtgcatcccacaaatctccatcaactgcaagatgctatcctatcaatatgggccaacatttctaaagaatgctttcagcaccttgttgaatcaatgccacgtagaattaaggcagttctgaaggcgaaagggggtcaaacacagtattagtatggtgttcctaataatcctttaggtgagtgtatgtcaatTTCTTATGTTTAATTATTCCAATAATATACATTCTTTATATAAATAAGTAGATTGAAAATTTAACTCTTAAATTGAATCAGCATTTCTATTAATGATATACATTAAAAACCTTTTATATAGGTTTTTAATCACCAtgccttttattgtattttaacttTCATCATGAAGATAGCCATGGTAGCTGGCATGATGTTaaatcataaacaaacaaaccttAACTTCAATCAATGTAATCTTATAACATGTATAAGTATGTCTACATAGAAGAATTCTTTATGTGGGTATTTTTTGCCTCCAGATTTTgtatttcaggggcatttttggcACTTTTAGCGGCATTTTTACCCTGAGactatttattttcagaaaatgacaactagtcaaaataacaaaaaatatgccgtgttttcagacctcaaataatgcaaagaaaataaggTCATATATTCATTTTGAAATAACACAATACTCATATTTTAACTTAAGAAGAGtttagaaatcaatatttggtggaataaccctcaatttcaatcacagctttcatctGTAtttgcatgctctctaccagtctttcacattgttgttgggtgactttatgccactcctggtgataaaattcaagcagctcggctttgacTGATGGCTTGTgcccatccatcttcctcttgatcacattccagaagttttcaatggggttcaggtctggagattgggctggccatgacagggacttgatccagtggtcctccatctacaccttgattgacctggttgtgtggcatggagcattgtcctgctagtaaaaccaatcctcagagttagGGAACATTGttagagcagaaggaagcaagtccAAGATAAACTTGTTTGTGGCTTGATTCATAAGTCCTTGTAAATcagttttaaaatatcaaaaggtTCAAATTGACCCGTAATTCCATTCGAGGGTTAAAAAACCTCTGAAAAATGCAATTATTAACAGTATGTGTGAattgtgagcttttaaatttgggtCTGAAAAATTGCGGGCGGCaacccaaaaatgcaccagagtacTAAATAGGGTTAAAGAGAAAACTTCAAATACAAACATCAAATACACCATCATAAAACAAGATTGCAGTGCATACACAGGTCTGAGAAATGTGATGATGCTAAATATGGCTGGGGTCCCTCCTtcagtttaaagggtaactaaaccctaaaccaactttttttagttaatgatctgtaagcatggggctttattagtactggtcattgattcaagtaatttttttgacatttgtgtataaagtgttttaattctacaatatatggtgtaaaaacgtctgagtgctgccctcttcaggttgaacggtggctactgcagttgaattttcctattggctgttgcggtacttcgtgacgtaagcggtgacagctgacgtaagcaggttccagctcaccacgccagattcatgtacatgtcgtcttgcgaccgtgtcaggaataataataacatagagtctgacagcagctgtcaattaatccgtcactacgagtctcaggtgcccccccgctcagccccgcactaggttcgttccctctatccccgccggggtctgcccacttttccagcattttcaaatatttctagtgggtggagtcagactctgagcaggtgtttagttaccctttaagtctatgggattttttcgccCACCAGGCGAAAATAAAGTCAGACAGATTTAAAAAGTAATAGCGCAATTCTCAACACCACACAATTTGAGGCATCGCTGATTTTTGGTAGATATCAGAGTATTGGGGTGTCTGTAAACGCACTCATTGGCTGAGTTCTAGGCACTGACGCAAGTTAATCTGTTATCTTCGAGGAATGGCGACACCTCCGGGCACTTTGCTGTAAGGGTCTCTGGTTGGGGTCCGCCTTGCCCTTCCACGTGGGGCTGTGGGTCGCGGTAGACCTTCGAGGAGACAACAATCCCTCTCTAGCCTCTCTCTACGCTGTGCACTCTCGCACATCACACTGGCTGTGAAGTCTCTTTCATTTAGGAAAGCAATGGTTTCATCACGTTTGCGACTGACGTAGCCTTTAAGCACAGCGCTGTATGGGTTGTCCTGGCCGTCTGGATCCTCAGGCTGGCATTTAAACTCCATGCGTGTGATGACTGGAAGGAGGAACCCGGTTTCTTCACGCCTCACAACGTCCTCCATACTGCCCAGAGCTTCCTGCACCAGCCTGGTAGGCAGAGGAACCAGGTCACAGCCTGATCGCTGGTCAACGAACTCCCTGAAACGCCGCCTTACCAATGCAACATCCTGCAGAGACTGTGCACGCTGCTTCTCAAGGTCAACAATGATCCGCTCTGGGTAGTTACCTCCTAAAACCACCCCTGCAAACACAAAATAAGGAAAGATGAGAAAGGAAGAGGCTATAGGAACTATAAAtgttttgcaattacattttttgtaaactGATGTTATGGTGAGTCTCAGGAAAACATGTTCAGGCCACATTTCACCTTAAAAGCAAAAAGTAAGATATTATATaaatcacataaaaataattgaagcctatttttaggaccactGAGATAATCAGTTCAGGCATCTTTTTTTCTCATTACTGTATTAGAGttatataatgataaaatatatttatgaaaatatttacattttaaaatttgaataaGCATTAAATTGCATGCAATACAACAGCTGTACATATAATGTAGAAATACACCActgtttaaataatatataataattgttgttttctaatttgtttttacaaaacttTACTTTTTAGAAACCCAGTGCTAAAAGTGCACAAAGTTGAAGAAACCCCAATAAACAATGTCACATTGAAAACCATCTTAATGGGACTAAgattaattgtttttatgaaaatcATACTGTCTAAGCAGGAATTAACTCTGTAGAGCCAAAATGGAGAACTGAAGATGTTGATGAAGTCAAGAGAGGTTCTTAGatattttttaaaggtttttataCTGGAACTAACATCCTTCTATTTGAATAGTTAGTGCAGCTTCAggctttaaattaaaatgtgataTTATGTGATATTATGTGATCTATGGAACATTTGCATGTGATATTATGTGATCTATGGAACATTTGCATGTGATATTATGTGATCTATGGAACATTTGCATGTGATATTATGTGATCTACGGAACATTTGCATGTGATATTATGTGATCTATGGAACATTTGCATGTGATATTATGTGATCTATGGAACATTTGCATGTGATAGTATGTGATCTATGGAACATTTGCATGTGATATTATGTGATCTATGGAACATTTGCATGTGATATTATGTGATCTATGGAACATTTGCATGTGATATTATGTGATCTATGGAACATTTGCATGTGATATTATGTGATCTACGGAACATTTGCATGTGATATTATGATCTACGGAACATTTGCATGTGATATTATGTGATCTACGGAACATTTGCATGTGATAGTATGTGATCTATGGAACATTTGCATGTGATATTATGTGATCTATGGAACATTTGCATGTGATAGTATGTGATCCATGGAACATTAGCATGTGATAGTATGTGATCTATGCAACATTTGCATGTGATATTATGTGATCTATGGAACATTTGCATGTGATATTATGTGATCTATGGAACATTTGCATGTGATATTATGTGATCTATGGAACATTTGCATGTGATATTATGTGATCTATGGAACATTTGCATGTGATAGTATGTGATCTATGGAACATTAGCATGTGATAGTATGTGATCTATGCAACATTTGCATGTGATATTATGTGATCTATGTAACATTTGCATGTGATAGTATGTGATCTATGGAACATTTGCATGTGATATTATGTGATCTATGGAACATTTGCATGTGATATTATGTGATATATGGAACATTTGCATGTGATAGTATGTGATCTATGGAACATTTGCATGTGATATTATGTGATCTATGGAACATTTGCATGTGATATTATGTGATATATGGAACATTTGCATGTGATAGTATGTGATCTATGGAACATTTGCATGTGATATTATGTGATCTATGGAACATTCGCATGTGATATTATGTGATCTATGGAACATTTGCATGTGATATTATGTGATCTATGGAACATTAGCATGTGATAGTATGTGATCTACGGAACATTTGCATGTGATAGTATGTGATCTATGGAACATTTGCATGTGATATTATGTGATCTATGGAACATTTGCATGTGATAGTATGTGATCTACGGAACATTTGCATGTGATAGTATGTGATCTATGGAACATTAGCATGTGATAGTATGTGATCTATGCAACATTTGCATGTGATATTATGTGATCTATGGAACATTTGCATGTGATAGTATGTGATCTATGGAACATTTGCATGTGATATTATGTGATCTATGGAACATTTGCATGTGATATTATGTGATCTATGGAACATTTGCATGTGATATTATGTGATCTATGGAGCATTTGCATGTGATATTATGTGATCTATGGAACATTTGCATGTGATATTATGTGATCTATGGAACATTAGCATGTGATAGTATGTGATCTATGCAACATTTGCATGTGATATTATGTGATATATGGAACATTTGCATGTGATATTATGTGATATATGGAGCAACATTTGCATgcaatattaattgtacattttatCTGAGTCAAAGTCTGAGATCAGTGCAAGCAGATGAGGATAACAGACCTGCCCTGCGCAGCATTGAAGCGGGACACTTCCAGGGCTTATGGATGAGGTCATCAGGAAGTGCTGACAGTTCAGAACACCACTGTCTCACGTAAGCGCCATGCGGGTCACAGGTCAGCGCTGCGTCAACGGGATGCATGACAAAGTTCCAATGGTCCAGACCACACATCCCTCCATTTTGCCACATCATTGCATCTATGGCAACATCAGCATCTACCAGTGTGTCCTTTCCAGAAAGAGATTGCATTGTTAATGCTCATAACATAGCTGCCAAAGTTAAGGGGTTTCTGCACAAACGAGGACTTAATGTCTCACCTGAAACCAGCGGTATCCTTCCTGCCAGGGAATATGTAGATAGGCAATGAGGAAGGAGGCCACCACATGTCTCATATAGTTGTTCATCCAGCCAGTTAGCCACAGCTGTCTCATTGCTGCATCCACCAGTGGGTAACCTGTGCGTCCACGCTGCCATGCCTTCAGATAAGCATGGTCTGAACTCCAGCGTAGAGCCTGCACATGAGTAATCTTCACTTCAACCATCATAACGGGGAAAATTTTTTATCTTAATTATTTGGagcgtgacatgattgttggcatcagacgggctggtttgagtatttctgtaactgctgatctcctgggattttcacacacaagtctctagaatttaatagCGTGTAATagcaccgggccaatttggttgcttaggagaactggctggagtcactcagcatgctctggattcaaactcgtgactccagggttttaagggtgttttaaaaacacagagtaatttttttattattattattattattttataaagcaCAAACATCAAAGCACACATTAATAAGTGTGAATCTTGCCTTGTATGGGGGTCTGATTGACTCCCAGGGCAGGTCTGGAAAAAGGCACAGCTGCCAGTATGCCAGATCCCTCCATGCCAATTTACGCTGGAACTTGGGAGGTCTGCATCGAGCTCCACGGGCATCCCATAATAACCAGCGTGCACTCAGCTGCCCAAAGTGAAGATACGGAGACAGAGAGCTGGTGTTGGGATCATCTGCACGACTTGACTCTTTCTCATACCGATACACACCTACAATGATGTcaattaaacattacaaaatgatTAATGGGCTTGTAGAGTccgtaatattttttttattgcgtgtgtgtgtgatgagaggcTTATACTAGAAATGTGTCTCACCATCACGCAGGAATGCCTCAAGACGGGCCTGAGCTCCTTCCTCACTGAAGTCCCATGATTTCCGAATGTTTGCAGCCCAGTCAATCTGTCATTACCACATCACCAAAATAATTGCCAACATATAGAGTATAGTCGGAAAGGAATACTAGCATACTAAATACTGCATACTGTTCAATATACACTAAATATTGCATTCTACTGTGGGCAAGATAAGAATAATAAAACCAGTGTTAGTGGTGGTGTGGACGTCTTCTCACCTCAGTGCCATCT
Coding sequences within:
- the si:ch1073-390k14.1 gene encoding deoxyribodipyrimidine photo-lyase produces the protein MSEVRDMKHISQVRELLRELILGREDPDGFFGLCLSLLGDTDTRTLFLDVIKPLLPGHEHLHSQLTTIFLEYFSKDEEDALELALKLSLHETKQEVRQRGSDHQPYLPSTSYAKLASGCSGVVQDEFRGLEKHRITKWTPDTEVHRPICIKKEQSPNFHLDKDDGDLLKVDDKDQSRNSTRSQRRRQRKKLQLLKNPSGPQPVLLWFRRDLRMWDNPALIGCLELGAPIIPVFLWNAVEEEGPGVTVSAGGASKYWLHQALVSLNLSLEQRGSHLVTQKAEPSSLAALQGLISETGARSVVATALYEPWLKDRDDSVWETLEKQEIKCHIYHSYCLRDPYMVTTKGVGLRGIGSVSHFMSCCQQNPGSGLGTPLDAPSVLPAPSTWPQRCPLVDLELARMPRRKDGTEIDWAANIRKSWDFSEEGAQARLEAFLRDGVYRYEKESSRADDPNTSSLSPYLHFGQLSARWLLWDARGARCRPPKFQRKLAWRDLAYWQLCLFPDLPWESIRPPYKALRWSSDHAYLKAWQRGRTGYPLVDAAMRQLWLTGWMNNYMRHVVASFLIAYLHIPWQEGYRWFQDTLVDADVAIDAMMWQNGGMCGLDHWNFVMHPVDAALTCDPHGAYVRQWCSELSALPDDLIHKPWKCPASMLRRAGVVLGGNYPERIIVDLEKQRAQSLQDVALVRRRFREFVDQRSGCDLVPLPTRLVQEALGSMEDVVRREETGFLLPVITRMEFKCQPEDPDGQDNPYSAVLKGYVSRKRDETIAFLNERDFTASVMCESAQRRERLERDCCLLEGLPRPTAPRGRARRTPTRDPYSKVPGGVAIPRR